One Babylonia areolata isolate BAREFJ2019XMU chromosome 27, ASM4173473v1, whole genome shotgun sequence DNA window includes the following coding sequences:
- the LOC143301593 gene encoding uncharacterized protein LOC143301593, whose amino-acid sequence MLIHTGHKPHVCTNCGKAFTQKVSLNTHMLIHTGHKPHVCTNCGKAFTQKVSLNTHMLIHTGHKPHVCTDCGKAFRQKANLNTHLLSHTGHKPHICTDCGKMTPTIQDSLIRRHQQLSIADITTNMPSVHGATGDSAGKITDHPDIKVDTRHISQDVDVTGNSVDRNVDHTNQFDITVDSQDTSHAAECSQDGSTQSCISGYNNETVQHNRHISYRSESNQYKTLIRSEQYSCTMPGKTFKMKADFKQHMLIYSEQKTHVCMNCGKEFKQKTYLDNHMRIHTGQKPHVCIYCGKAFTWKSSLDRHNLIHTGQKPHVCSNCGKAFREKIALDRHILTHTGQKPHVCTKCGKAFTQKINLRSRPEWLDRS is encoded by the exons ATGTTAATCCATACAGGACATAAACCACATGTCTGCACGAACTGTGGGAAAGCATTCACACAGAAGGTTAGTTTGAACACCCATATGTTAATTCATACAGGACATAAACCACACGTCTGTACGAACTGTGGGAAAGCATTCACACAGAAGGTTAGTTTGAACACCCATATGTTAATTCATACAGGACATAAACCACATGTCTGCACGGACTGTGGGAAAGCGTTCAGACAGAAGGCTAATTTGAACACCCATTTGTTAAGCCATACAGGACATAAACCACACATCTGCACGGACTGTGGAAAA ATGACTCCCACCATACAAGACTCCCTCATCAGACGTCATCAGCAGCTGAGCATCGCAGACATCACCACAAACATGCCATCG GTTCACGGTGCAACTGGAGACAGTGCTGGCAAAATCACAGACCACCCTGATATCAAGGTTGACACTCGTCACATTTCCCAGGATGTTGATGTGACTGGAAACAGTGTTGACAGAAATGTGGACCATACTAACCAGTTTGATATCACGGTTGACAGCCAAGACACTTCACACGCTGCTGAATGCAGTCAAGACGGATCTACACAGAGCTGTATCTCTGGATACAACAACGAAACTGTCCAACATAACCGCCATATATCTTACAGATCTGAATCCAACCAGTACAAAACTTTGATTCGTTCTGAGCAATACTCCTGCACCATGCCTGGAAAGACTTTCAAAATGAAAGCCGATTTCAAACAGCACATGTTGATTTATtcagaacaaaaaacacacgtcTGTATGAATTGTGGAAAAGAATTCAAACAGAAGACTTATTTGGACAACCATATGCGAATCCATACAGGACAAAAACCACATGTCTGTATTTACTGTGGGAAAGCATTCACATGGAAGAGTTCTTTAGACAGACACAATTTGATACACACAGGACAAAAACCACATGTCTGCTCAAACTGTGGTAAAGCGTTCAGAGAGAAAATTGCTTTGGATCGACACATTTTAACACATACAGGACAAAAACCACACGTCTGTACGAAATGTGGAAAAGCATTCACTCAGAAGATTAATTTG